A region from the Salicibibacter cibarius genome encodes:
- a CDS encoding GNAT family N-acetyltransferase gives MEVYELTKEHTDEHIHKTADLLMGQMESIGGPNAYENMVTVIGASMDENSHAYTFVAQDDDRILGAAFLNVQKSLMKGGNFIWLNDLYVNVKHRNQGIAKKLLLYVVHWAEQHDMKGIELETGVNNQATKALYNSLGFYDVVSKRYGFQF, from the coding sequence ATGGAAGTATACGAATTAACGAAGGAACATACCGACGAGCATATTCATAAAACCGCAGATCTCCTTATGGGGCAAATGGAATCCATCGGCGGACCCAATGCTTATGAAAATATGGTTACCGTTATCGGCGCGTCCATGGATGAAAACTCTCATGCGTACACGTTTGTTGCCCAAGACGACGATAGAATTCTAGGAGCTGCGTTTCTTAATGTGCAAAAAAGCTTAATGAAAGGCGGCAATTTTATCTGGTTGAATGACCTGTATGTAAATGTCAAGCACCGAAATCAAGGGATAGCTAAAAAATTGCTTTTATATGTCGTTCATTGGGCCGAACAACATGACATGAAAGGCATTGAATTGGAGACAGGGGTCAACAACCAGGCAACAAAAGCACTATACAATTCCCTCGGTTTTTATGACGTCGTTTCGAAAAGGTACGGATTTCAATTTTGA
- a CDS encoding YeeE/YedE family protein: MSTYAQPINEQQSVVKKEPSPALNPPQNKLVIGALVVTLALAIFLLVTQNIVQPLLLIIGVGLGYTLFHARFGFTSAFRRLASVGNGQSLRAHMLMLAVACLLFAPILATGYTFFGGEAAGNISPVGVSLIVGAFIFGIGMQLGGGCASGTLYAIGGGRSVMFITLIFFIIGSTIGAAHFDFWMEDMPAAEPFSLATSTGLGYGGALLVSLAIFGGIAWLTKVIEKKKNPPKEAPKPSAAGWKRIIRGSWPLFAAAIVLAVLNAVTLMTRETPWGVTYALTLWGSKAADAIGFDVASWGFWQGDEAALNASIFADTTTVLNFGVILGAFLASAAGGLFRFTQIRLKNAVASVIGGLLMGYGARLAFGCNIGAYFSGIASFSAHGYIWGIMALAGTFLALFLRPLFGLSVPKPRDSFC, translated from the coding sequence ATGTCGACTTATGCTCAGCCGATTAATGAACAACAGTCGGTCGTTAAAAAAGAACCATCGCCGGCGCTTAATCCGCCGCAAAATAAATTGGTGATAGGCGCGCTTGTTGTGACGTTGGCATTAGCTATTTTTCTTCTTGTTACCCAGAACATCGTTCAGCCTTTGCTCTTAATCATTGGAGTAGGTTTGGGATATACACTTTTCCACGCTCGGTTTGGCTTTACGTCCGCGTTTAGACGTTTGGCTTCTGTTGGAAATGGCCAATCGTTACGCGCGCATATGTTGATGCTCGCGGTGGCTTGTCTATTGTTTGCGCCCATACTTGCCACCGGCTATACGTTTTTTGGCGGGGAAGCGGCAGGGAACATTTCTCCGGTCGGCGTGAGCCTGATCGTCGGCGCGTTTATATTCGGGATCGGCATGCAACTTGGGGGCGGTTGTGCGTCGGGAACACTTTACGCTATTGGCGGCGGCCGTTCGGTTATGTTTATCACGTTGATCTTTTTCATCATCGGTTCCACAATTGGTGCCGCGCATTTTGATTTTTGGATGGAAGATATGCCGGCAGCGGAACCGTTCTCGTTAGCCACTTCCACGGGTCTCGGGTATGGCGGCGCGCTTCTCGTTTCATTGGCGATCTTTGGCGGGATTGCTTGGCTAACGAAAGTCATTGAAAAGAAAAAGAACCCGCCGAAAGAAGCGCCGAAACCTTCTGCTGCCGGGTGGAAAAGAATCATCCGCGGGTCTTGGCCGTTGTTTGCCGCCGCGATTGTTCTGGCGGTTCTCAACGCAGTAACGTTAATGACAAGGGAGACTCCGTGGGGTGTCACGTACGCGTTAACACTTTGGGGATCGAAAGCAGCGGACGCGATTGGTTTTGACGTGGCTAGCTGGGGGTTTTGGCAAGGTGATGAAGCAGCGCTCAACGCCTCCATCTTCGCGGATACAACGACGGTGTTGAATTTCGGTGTTATCCTTGGAGCTTTTCTTGCCTCAGCCGCCGGAGGGCTGTTTCGTTTCACGCAAATTAGGCTGAAAAATGCCGTCGCTTCCGTTATTGGCGGGCTATTGATGGGCTACGGGGCGCGTCTTGCTTTTGGTTGCAATATCGGCGCTTACTTTAGCGGCATTGCTTCTTTTAGTGCCCATGGCTATATTTGGGGCATCATGGCACTCGCGGGAACATTTTTGGCTCTTTTTCTGCGGCCGTTATTCGGATTATCGGTACCGAAACCGAGAGATTCTTTTTGTTAG
- a CDS encoding BsuPI-related putative proteinase inhibitor — protein MTEDGLYIQATAHGKHGRIIVEATVGNDGDEEVELWFNTSQRIEVRLFEMGMPKQLVYRSSQEMMYNQVVGTVTLEPGEETTYNEEIPSMYVTGGGSYGGEVHITVARIDGKDVPTKPSDSFTVDM, from the coding sequence ATGACGGAAGATGGTCTCTATATACAGGCGACCGCCCACGGGAAGCATGGAAGGATCATCGTCGAGGCAACTGTTGGCAATGACGGGGATGAAGAGGTGGAACTTTGGTTTAATACGAGTCAACGGATCGAAGTGCGGTTGTTTGAAATGGGGATGCCGAAACAGCTCGTATATCGATCATCTCAAGAAATGATGTACAATCAAGTTGTCGGAACCGTGACATTGGAACCGGGTGAGGAAACAACATACAATGAAGAGATCCCTTCGATGTATGTCACAGGTGGGGGCAGCTACGGGGGAGAGGTTCACATAACAGTGGCTCGTATTGATGGTAAGGATGTGCCGACAAAACCATCCGACTCGTTTACGGTTGATATGTAA
- a CDS encoding YitT family protein, with protein MITRQTTLWMELQKIGIIIFGAFAVAIGLNFFLETANIFASGLTGVAQFLSAFLPLSTGVLLFVLNIPVAILGWKKVGRLFTFYSFLHVALTTFFLEVVPFQALAGDIMLNAVFGGIITAIGVSLPLRYGASAGGLDIIALVLARMSDRPLGVYFFSLNALIVFAAGFAYDWEQALFTLVSIYATSRIIDMVHTRHVKCTAFIVTKRADELREAIHAHVTRGITRMPAKGGYDESEKEVLMITITRYELYVLRQVTEATDPDAFTNIVPTSDIVGSFRKDG; from the coding sequence GTGATAACAAGACAGACAACACTATGGATGGAATTACAGAAAATCGGGATTATTATCTTTGGTGCCTTCGCTGTAGCCATTGGCCTTAATTTTTTCTTGGAAACGGCCAATATATTCGCGAGCGGATTAACCGGTGTTGCCCAGTTTCTTTCCGCTTTTCTTCCTCTTTCGACAGGTGTCTTGCTTTTTGTGTTGAATATTCCCGTAGCGATTCTCGGCTGGAAAAAAGTCGGGCGCTTATTTACGTTTTATAGTTTTTTACATGTGGCATTGACGACGTTTTTCTTGGAAGTCGTTCCTTTCCAGGCGCTTGCCGGCGATATTATGCTTAATGCTGTTTTCGGAGGCATTATTACCGCTATCGGTGTGTCTTTGCCGTTAAGGTACGGAGCTTCGGCAGGCGGTTTAGACATTATCGCACTCGTGCTGGCCAGAATGAGCGACCGCCCGCTCGGTGTTTATTTTTTTAGTTTAAATGCATTGATTGTTTTTGCTGCTGGTTTTGCCTACGATTGGGAACAGGCATTGTTTACGCTCGTCTCCATCTATGCAACGTCAAGAATCATCGATATGGTACATACGAGACATGTCAAATGCACAGCCTTTATCGTCACGAAAAGAGCGGATGAGTTGAGGGAAGCAATCCACGCGCATGTAACGCGAGGGATTACACGCATGCCGGCCAAAGGTGGATATGATGAGTCTGAAAAAGAAGTATTGATGATCACAATTACCCGTTATGAACTCTATGTTTTGCGGCAAGTGACGGAAGCAACGGATCCCGATGCGTTCACAAATATTGTTCCGACATCCGATATTGTCGGATCGTTTCGAAAAGATGGCTAA
- a CDS encoding rhodanese-like domain-containing protein, translating to MRSEKDGIPQWDEEEIKKHLDDESIAFVDVREPDEYDEGHIPGVPLLPMGEIPEHIDQMDKDKTHVFICRSGGRSQKVARYANEQGLERAINFEGGMLSWEGEKKTGEEKRVQQTSDLY from the coding sequence ATGAGAAGTGAAAAAGACGGAATTCCGCAATGGGACGAGGAAGAAATCAAGAAACATCTGGATGACGAATCCATTGCATTTGTAGATGTTCGCGAGCCTGATGAATACGATGAGGGACATATTCCCGGTGTCCCCTTGCTTCCTATGGGAGAGATCCCGGAGCACATTGACCAGATGGACAAAGATAAAACCCATGTGTTCATTTGCCGCAGTGGCGGACGGAGCCAGAAAGTAGCGCGATATGCTAATGAACAAGGGCTGGAACGCGCGATTAATTTTGAAGGCGGTATGCTCTCTTGGGAGGGCGAAAAGAAAACCGGCGAAGAAAAGCGGGTGCAGCAGACGTCGGATCTATATTAG